In Gemmatimonadota bacterium, the following are encoded in one genomic region:
- the tuf gene encoding elongation factor Tu (EF-Tu; promotes GTP-dependent binding of aminoacyl-tRNA to the A-site of ribosomes during protein biosynthesis; when the tRNA anticodon matches the mRNA codon, GTP hydrolysis results; the inactive EF-Tu-GDP leaves the ribosome and release of GDP is promoted by elongation factor Ts; many prokaryotes have two copies of the gene encoding EF-Tu) — protein MAKAKFERTKPHVNVGTIGHVDHGKTTLTAAITRVQAARGMAQYIAFEQIDKAPEERERGITIAVAHVEYSTPNRHYAHVD, from the coding sequence ATGGCGAAGGCGAAGTTTGAGCGGACGAAGCCGCACGTGAATGTAGGGACGATCGGGCATGTGGATCATGGGAAGACCACATTAACGGCGGCGATCACGCGGGTGCAGGCGGCGCGGGGGATGGCGCAGTACATAGCGTTTGAGCAGATTGACAAGGCGCCGGAGGAGCGGGAGCGGGGGATCACGATAGCGGTGGCGCACGTGGAGTACTCGACGCCGAACCGGCATTACGCGCACGTGGAC